The following are encoded together in the Glycine max cultivar Williams 82 chromosome 8, Glycine_max_v4.0, whole genome shotgun sequence genome:
- the LOC106799612 gene encoding uncharacterized protein, whose product MHHFLFARLTTRTLHYSVLLHNVTPFFTSRTLSVSSTNHRKDGTFNVFSLINSCGLSPEVALKLSRRLELKNPDGPNAVIEILRNYGFSDTQLCSLVKKIPLVLLSKPEKTLLPKLKFFLSIGFSTTDLPRFLIGNTTFLGLSLHKTIIPRYQIIKSLVHSDKEVVSTLKNDRRYFNRWMSIDAVRNVGTLRHLGVPQRSISLLVTNFPSVTFMEHSRFFEAVEKVKVTGFDPLKSNFVLALQVLAKMNEAMWESKLMVFEKWGWSRDICLLVFKKHPQFIMLSEEKIMKILNFLMKDIGLPVENIAGCPEVLKCNLEKTVMPRFAVVEILKSRGLIKRDSKISSFIKISEKMFLEKYVIRFLKNEPLLLDAYRGQNLSLVFSNAKSLVCYTTYRLTSILLSSCEYVEGSIILQTQNWVSQNSLPMYHFLIARLTTKTPHYGVLCHNAILFFNSRTLSVSNTNHYKGGTFNVFSLINSCGLSPEKAQKLANRLKLKNPNGPNAVIDILRNYGFSETQLCSLVKQRPFVLLSKPGKTLLPKLKFFHSIGFSTTDLPRFLIGNITLFYFSLNKSIIPCYQIIKGLVCSDKEVVSTLKHYKWSCSSRRLINHSVRNVGALRQLGVPQRSVSLLVTNHPGATFMKHSRFVEALEKVKEMGFDPLKSNFVMALKLFATINEATWKSKLEVLGRWGFSRDICLLAFKKQPQFMMSSEKKIMKMLNFLVKDMSLPPEDIARCPEILGCNLEKTVIPRFAVVKNLKSRGLIKSDLKTSSFIKISEKMFLERYVTRFQRNEPLLLDAYRGQK is encoded by the exons ATGCATCATTTTCTGTTTGCAAGATTAACTACTAGAACACTCCATTATAGTGTTCTCTTACACAATGTTACGCCTTTCTTCACTTCACGCACTCTATCTGTATCAAGCACAAATCATCGCAAAGATGGCACCTTTAATGTATTTAGCCTCATCAACTCATGTGGGTTGTCCCCTGAAGTGGCCCTGAAACTCTCCAGAAGGTTGGAATTGAAAAACCCAGATGGGCCAAACGCTGTAATTGAGATTCTCAGGAACTATGGGTTTTCTGATACCCAGCTATGTAGCCTTGTAAAGAAAATCCCTTTGGTGCTTTTGTCAAAACctgaaaagacccttttgccaaAACTCAAGTTCTTCCTTTCTATTGGGTTTTCAACCACTGACCTTCCCAGATTCCTCATTGGAAACACTACATTTTTGGGATTGAGCTTGCACAAAACCATTATCCCCCGTTACCAGATCATCAAGAGTCTAGTTCACAGTGATAAAGAAGTAGTTTCCACTTTGAAGAATGATAGGAGGTACTTTAACCGTTGGATGTCAATCGATGCGGTTCGAAATGTAGGGACTTTGAGACACCTTGGGGTGCCTCAACGTTCCATTTCGTTATTGGTAACCAATTTTCCTAGTGTAACATTTATGGAGCATTCGAGGTTTTTTGAGGCTGTGGAGAAAGTGAAGGTAACTGGGTTTGATcctttgaaatcaaattttgtatTGGCACTTCAAGTGCTTGCAAAGATGAATGAGGCAATGTGGGAATCCAAATTAATGGTTTTTGAGAAGTGGGGATGGTCCAGAGATATCTGtcttttagttttcaaaaagcATCCCCAATTTATTATGTTGTCAGAAGAGAAgattatgaaaatattgaacttcttgatgaaagacATAGGTTTGCCCGTAGAGAACATCGCTGGATGCCCTGAGGTTCTTAAATGCAACCTGGAGAAGACAGTTATGCCTAGATTTGCAGTTGTTGAAATTTTGAAGTCAAGGGGTTTGATAAAGAGAGATTCTAAAATAAGTAGCTTTATCAAGATCAGCGAGAAAATGTTTTTGGAGAAATATGTGATCCGATTTCTAAAAAATGAGCCACTACTACTGGATGCATACAGAGGTCAGAA TTTGTCACTGGTTTTTAGCAATGCCAAATCGCTAGTGTGTTACACCACTTACAGGCTAACTTCAATTCTACTGTCAAGTTGTG AATACGTTGAAGGAAGCATAATCCTTCAAACTCAAAACTGGGTGAGTCAAAATTCATTACCAATGTACCATTTTCTTATTGCTAGATTAACAACTAAGACACCCCATTATGGTGTTCTCTGTCACAATGCAattcttttcttcaattcaCGTACTCTTTCTGTATCAAACACAAATCACTACAAAGGTGGCACCTTCAATGTATTTAGCCTCATCAACTCATGTGGGTTGTCCCCAGAAAAGGCACAGAAACTCGCCAATaggttgaaattgaaaaacCCTAATGGGCCAAATGCGGTAATTGATATTCTCAGGAACTATGGATTCTCTGAGACTCAGCTATGTAGCCTTGTAAAGCAACGCCCTTTTGTGCTTTTGTCAAAACCTGGAAAGACCCTTTTGCCAAAACTCAAGTTCTTCCATTCTATTGGGTTTTCAACCACTGACCTTCCCAGATTCCTCATTGGAAacattacattattttattttagcttgAATAAATCCATTATCCCATGTTATCAGATTATCAAAGGTCTAGTTTGCAGTGATAAGGAAGTAGTTTCCACTTTAAAGCATTATAAGTGGTCCTGTAGCAGTCGAAGGTTAATTAACCATTCAGTTAGAAATGTAGGGGCTTTGAGACAGCTTGGGGTGCCACAACGTTCCGTTTCCTTGTTAGTAACTAATCATCCTGGTGCAACATTTATGAAGCATTCAAGATTTGTTGAGGCTTTGGAGAAAGTGAAGGAAATGGGGTTTGATcctttgaaatcaaattttgttaTGGCACTTAAATTGTTTGCAACGATAAATGAAGCAACGTGGAAATCAAAATTAGAGGTTCTTGGGAGGTGGGGCTTTTCTAGAGATATCTGTCTTTTGGCTTTCAAAAAGCAACCCCAGTTTATGATGTCGTCGGAAAAGAAGATTATGAAAATGTTGAACTTCTTGGTGAAAGATATGAGTTTGCCCCCAGAAGACATTGCTAGATGCCCTGAAATTCTTGGATGCAACTTGGAGAAGACAGTTATTCCTAGATTTGCAGTTGTTAAAAATTTGAAGTCAAGGGGTTTGATAAAGAGTGATCTGAAAACAAGTTCCTTTATTAAGATAAGTGAGAAAATGTTTTTGGAGAGATATGTGACCCGATTTCAGAGAAATGAGCCACTACTATTGGATGCATACAGAGGTCAGAAGTGA
- the LOC100819372 gene encoding disease resistance protein RPM1, with translation MAEMAVSFARDKLLSLLSNEAKLLWDLHTEFAEIKTELDFIQAFLKDADRRAEEEGDSTNEGIRTLVKQLREASFRIEDVIDEYLIFVEQQPDALGCAALFFECDITHFIEYLKRRHHIASEIQQIKSVVDGIMQRGKKYNFLRQPSVEQGQSSNAGSQSIQWHDPRIASRYLDEAEVVGFEGPRDELIDWLVEGPAERTVISVVGMGGLGKTTLASRVFNNQKVVGHFDFHAWITVSQSYTVEGMMRDLLKKLCKEKRENPPQDISEMDRDSLIDEVRNYLQQKRYVVILDDVWSVELWGQIKSAMFDNKNGSRILITTRKTGVVESCKNSPFDKVHELEPLSSEKSMELFYKKAFQFDFNGCCPDHLLNISSEIVKKCKGLPLAIVAIGGLLSGKEKTTFEWEKIRQSLNSEMEKNHHLIGITKILGFSYDDLPYYLKSCLLYFGIYPEDYKVKSTRLIRQWVAEGFVKDEGGKTLEDVAQQYLAELIGRSLVQVSSVTVDGKAKSCHVHDLLWDMILRKFKDLSFCQHISKEDESMSSGMIRRLSIATNSIDLVGSTESSHIRSLLVFSGKESALTDEFVQRISKKCRLLKVLDFEDGRLPFVPENWENLVHLKYLSLRPLGMETKSLTKFIGKLHNLETLDVRHATSMELPKEICKLTRLRHLLGDHMRLFQLKNSFGDMTSLQTLHQVNVDPDEEELINDDDVVELIRELGKLKNLRSLGLTGVKEGLGSALCSSINQMQNLEKLHIRSASNFYGFYMIDLPVISSLPMLRKLKLEGKLNKFPEWIPQLQNLVKLTLICSHLTEDPLKSLQNMPHLLFLRIGPLAYGGESLYFKDGGFMQLKELYLRYLSNLSSIIIDKGSLNSLETLHFEGIGALKTVPCGIQHLENLLVLHILDMPSEFEQCIAPEGGPEHSSIQHVPLVRIATSFGRKRIIHHSKSRH, from the coding sequence ATGGCGGAAATGGCAGTGTCCTTCGCTCGAGACAAATTGCTTTCACTACTAAGCAATGAAGCAAAACTCCTTTGGGACTTGCACACAGAATTTGCAGAAATAAAAACTGAACTGGATTTCATTCAAGCCTTCCTCAAGGATGCAGATAGAAGGGCTGAAGAAGAAGGAGACAGCACTAATGAGGGGATCAGAACATTGGTTAAACAGTTGAGGGAAGCCTCTTTTCGCATAGAAGATGTGATTGATGAGTACTTGATCTTTGTGGAACAACAGCCTGATGCTCTTGGATGTGCAGCTTTATTCTTTGAGTGTGACATTACACACTTCATTGAATATTTGAAACGTCGCCACCATATAGCATCAGAGATTCAGCAGATTAAGTCAGTTGTTGATGGTATCATGCAGAGaggtaaaaaatataacttcctTAGACAACCTTCTGTAGAACAAGGACAGAGCAGTAATGCAGGTAGCCAAAGTATTCAGTGGCATGACCCTCGAATCGCTTCTCGTTACCTTGATGAAGCTGAAGTTGTTGGCTTTGAAGGCCCAAGAGATGAATTGATTGATTGGTTAGTAGAGGGACCAGCAGAGCGCACTGTCATCTCTGTGGTAGGAATGGGAGGGCTTGGAAAAACCACTCTTGCCAGCAGAGTTTTCAACAACCAAAAGGTGGTTGGACACTTTGATTTCCATGCATGGATCACAGTGTCTCAATCCTACACAGTGGAAGGGATGATGAGAGACTTGTTGAAGAAGTTATGCaaagaaaaaagggagaatCCTCCTCAAGATATTTCTGAAATGGACCGAGATTCATTGATCGATGAAGTGAGAAACTATTTGCAACAGAAGAGGTATGTTGTCATTTTAGATGATGTATGGAGTGTAGAACTTTGGGGTCAGATTAAAAGCGCCatgtttgataataaaaatggaAGTAGAATATTAATCACAACTAGGAAGACAGGTGTTGTAGAATCTTGTAAGAACTCTCCCTTTGATAAGGTGCATGAGCTGGAACCTTTATCATCAGAAAAATCTATGGAACTCTTTTATAAAAAGGCAtttcaatttgatttcaatGGATGTTGCCCAGACCATCTCCTGAATATATCTTctgaaattgttaaaaaatgcAAGGGCTTACCACTTGCAATTGTGGCTATTGGTGGCCTTTTATCTGGCAAAGAAAAGACTACATTTGAATGGGAGAAAATTAGGCAAAGCCTAAATTCAGAGATGGAGAAAAACCACCATTTAATTGGTATAACAAAGATTTTAGGTTTCAGTTATGATGATTTGCCATACTACCTTAAATCATGCTTATTGTATTTTGGAATATATCCGGAAGACTATAAAGTGAAATCAACAAGACTAATTCGACAATGGGTGGCTGAAGGATTTGTAaaagatgaaggaggaaaaaCTTTGGAAGATGTTGCACAACAATATTTAGCAGAGTTGATTGGTAGAAGTTTAGTTCAAGTGTCTTCTGTTACCGTAGATGGAAAAGCCAAGAGTTGTCATGTTCATGACTTATTATGGGATATGATCCTTAGAAAATTTAAGGATTTAAGTTTCTGCCAGCATATTAGTAAAGAAGATGAGTCAATGTCAAGTGGGATGATTCGGCGCTTATCAATAGCAACCAATTCCATTGATTTAGTAGGGAGTACTGAAAGCTCACACATCCGATCACTACTTGTTTTTTCTGGCAAAGAATCAGCATTAACTGATGAATTTGTGCAAAGAATCTCTAAGAAATGCAGGCTATTGAAGGTACTTGATTTTGAAGATGGTCGATTGCCTTTTGTTCCTGAAAATTGGGAAAATCTAGTACACTTGAAGTATTTAAGCTTAAGGCCGTTAGGGATGGAAACTAAAAGTCTTACAAAATTCATTGGTAAGCTCCATAACCTCGAAACGCTGGACGTAAGACATGCAACTTCTATGGAATTGCCAAAGGAAATTTGCAAGCTTACAAGGCTGAGACATCTTTTGGGTGATCATATGAGGTTGTTTCAATTGAAAAATAGTTTTGGAGACATGACATCCCTACAAACACTGCATCAAGTAAACGTAGATCCTGATGAAGAAGAGCTaattaatgatgatgatgttgtggAGTTAATCAGAGAATTGGGAAAGCTGAAGAATTTAAGGAGCTTAGGCTTGACTGGTGTGAAGGAAGGACTAGGAAGTGCTCTATGTTCATCAATAAATCAGATGCAAAACTTGGAGAAACTACATATTCGCTCAGCATCtaatttttatggtttttatATGATTGATTTGCCTGTCATTTCATCCCTACCTATGTTGCGGAAACTTAAGCTAGAAGGGAAGTTAAATAAGTTTCCAGAGTGGATTCCACAACTACAAAATCTTGTAAAATTGACTTTGATATGTTCCCACTTAACAGAAGATCCATTGAAATCACTACAGAATATGCCACATTTGTTGTTCCTCCGTATTGGCCCCTTAGCCTATGGAGGTGAAAGTTTGTATTTTAAAGATGGAGGGTTTATGCAATTAAAAGAACTTTATCTCAGGTATTTATCTAACTTGAGTTCCATCATCATCGATAAAGGATCACTGAATTCTTTGGAAACACTACACTTTGAGGGAATAGGTGCACTCAAGACAGTACCTTGTGGCATCCAACACTTAGAAAATCTTCTAGTTCTTCACATACTTGACATGCCATCTGAATTCGAGCAATGCATTGCTCCCGAAGGAGGACCAGAGCACTCAAGTATACAACATGTGCCCCTTGTAAGAATTGCTACCAGTTTTGGAAGAAAACGCATTATTCATCACTCAAAGTCAAGACATTAG